A region of Anolis sagrei isolate rAnoSag1 chromosome 2, rAnoSag1.mat, whole genome shotgun sequence DNA encodes the following proteins:
- the LOC132764002 gene encoding zinc finger protein 616-like isoform X1 — MENLNSLSKLHTGEKRHNCMECGKCFTVRSSLTKHQRIHTGEKPYKCMECGKSFSESGTLRTHQRTHTGEKPHKCMECGKSFSQSENLRTHQRIHTGEKPHKCMECGKSFSRSGHLSIHQRTHTGEKPHKCMECGKSFSQSENLRTHQRIHTGEKPHKCMECGKSFSQSGSLCYHQRDHTGEKPHKCMECGKSFSRSGHLSIHQRTHTGEKPHKCMECGKSFSQSGSLRTHQRDHTGEKPHKCMECGKSFSHSGSLRTHQRDHTGEKPHKCVECGKSFSQSGSLRRHQRSHKGEKPHKCMECGKSFSRSESLRTHQRIHTGEKPHKCMECGKSFSQSESLRTHQRIHTGEKPHKCMECGKSFSQSGSLHIHQRIHTGEKPHKCMECGKSFSQSEHLRTHQRIHTGEKPHTCRECGKSFSRSGHLSIHQRTHTGEKPHKCMECGKSFSESGTLRKHQRTHTEEKPHKCMECGKSFSRSGHLSIHERIHTGEKPHKCMECGKSFSQSGDLRTHQRIHTGEKPHKCMECGKSFSLSGHLRTHQRIHTGEKPHKCMECGKSFSRNGNLSIHQRTHTGEKPHKCMECGKSFSQSGNLRNHQRTHTGE; from the coding sequence ATGGAAAATCTCAATTCCTTGTCCAAATTACACACAGGGGAGAAGAGACATAACTGtatggaatgtgggaaatgtttcactGTGAGAAGTTCTCTTACTAAACATCAACgaattcacacaggagagaagccatataaatgcatggaatgtggaaagagcttcagtgaaagtgggacactgcgtacccatcaaagaacccacacaggggagaagccacataaatgcatggaatgtggaaagagcttcagtcagagtgaaaatctacgtacccatcaaaggatccacacaggggagaagccacataaatgcatggaatgtggaaagagcttcagtcggagtggaCATCTGAGTatccatcaaagaactcacacaggggagaagccacataaatgcatggaatgtggaaagagcttcagtcagagtgaaaatctgcgtacccatcaaaggatccacacaggggagaagccacataaatgcatggaatgtggaaagagcttcagtcagagtggaagtCTGTGTTACCATCAAAGGgaccacacaggggagaagccacataaatgcatggaatgtggaaagagcttcagtcggagtggaCATCTGagtatccatcaaagaacccacacaggggagaaaccacataaatgcatggaatgtggaaagagcttcagtcagagtggaagtctgcgtacccatcaaagggaccacacaggggagaagccacataaatgcatggaatgcggaaagagcttcagtcacagtggaagtctgcgtacccatcaaagggaccacacaggggagaaaccacataaatgcgtggaatgtggaaagagcttcagtcagagtggcagtctacgtagacatcaaaggagTCATaaaggggagaagccacataaatgcatggaatgtggaaagagcttcagtcggagtgaaagtctgcgtacccatcaaaggatccacacaggagagaagccacataaatgcatggaatgtggaaagagcttcagtcagagtgaaagtctgcgtacccatcaaaggatccacacaggggagaagccacataaatgcatggaatgtggaaagagcttcagtcagagtggaagtCTGCAtatccatcaaaggatccacacaggggagaaaccacataaatgcatggaatgtggaaagagcttcagtcagagtgaacatctacgtacccatcaaaggatccacacaggggagaagccacatacatgcagagaatgtggaaagagcttcagtcggagtggaCATCTGagtatccatcaaagaacccacacaggggagaaaccacataaatgcatggaatgtggaaagagcttcagtgaaagtGGGACTCTGCGTaagcatcaaagaacccacacagaagagaagccacataaatgcatggaatgtggaaagagcttcagtcggagtggaCATCTGAGTATCCATGaaagaatccacacaggggagaaaccacataaatgcatggaatgtggaaagagcttcagtcagagtggagatctgcgtacccatcaaaggatccacacaggggagaagccacataaatgcatggaatgtggaaagagcttcagtctgagtggacatctgcgtacccatcaaaggatccacacaggggagaagccacataaatgcatggaatgtggaaagagcttcagtcggaatGGGAATCTGagtatccatcaaagaacccacacaggggagaaaccacataaatgcatggaatgtggaaagagcttcagtcagagtgggaaTCTGCGTaaccatcaaaggacccacacaggggagtag